A region from the Rhinoderma darwinii isolate aRhiDar2 chromosome 2, aRhiDar2.hap1, whole genome shotgun sequence genome encodes:
- the JADE3 gene encoding protein Jade-3, which produces MKRHRHLSSSDSSDNESPSTSFSSCFQYRNKSKNTTEEEKKSAEVFRKDLISAMKIPDSQHVNMDDYYHFADTWKQEWEKGVQVPANPDSIPQPSLRVIAEKVKEVLYSRPRKYIHCSGQEQTEPGYINILELAESMCRYDLDDVDLFWLQECNLELADMGCAPLDESTMEKTLEVLERQCHENMSHAIETEEGLGIEYDEDVICDVCRSPDSEEGNDMVFCDRCNICVHQACYGILKVPEGSWLCRTCVLGVHPQCILCPKRGGAMKPTRTGTKWAHVSCALWIPEVSIACPERMEPITKLSHIPPSRWALVCSLCKLKTGACIQCSVKSCITAFHVTCAFEHSLDMKTILDEGDEVKFKSYCLKHSKNKHCAAEQDEPDKALVDNRQSESEKTSLRAQKLKELEEDFYTMVNVNDLAAELGLPKLTVDLIYSFWMLKRKSNFNKPLLPPKEEEQNGLIQPKEDSIHTRMRMFMHLRQDLERVRNLCYMVNRREKLKLSHSKVHEQIFNLQVQLVNQEMAAGQPLSSALEKTLFHPPPRITLKLKMPKSTLGDCKNSSVKTGKRSGLLDKNSSRELQKSSEVLTKHYSRFASEQRRNGLLESSNPRVDIQEPVKQQTSRYRSSGKPMSLQAVIHGQSSNGSGKVQHEHVKSSKSNGVLRSSADRSQRESLSQTSHDQETIITTHLSSPGNFRKSNIEHYSRSFKETTNNLVRTTEDLRSCEKTQKRQLAKDRLWNKQTNECQSSGTPYQDNDGYCPDLELSDSEAESDENKDHMRLRRSSSSRESPSKDSNRNSRNRSKKSMVPHSSGQR; this is translated from the exons GTCCTTCTACCTCCTTTTCGtcctgttttcagtacaggaacaAATCCAAAAACACAACCGAAGAGGAAAAGAAGTCTGCCGAG GTATTCCGGAAAGACCTAATCAGTGCCATGAAGATTCCAGATTCCCAACATGTCAATATGGATGACTACTATCACTTTGCAGACACGTGGAAACAGGAGTGGGAGAAGGGCGTCCAAGTACCTGCTAATCCGGATTCCATTCCACAGCCATCTCTCAG GGTCATCGCAGAAAAGGTAAAGGAGGTGCTGTATTCTCGTCCACGAAAGTACATTCATTGTTCAGGCCAGGAACAGACAGAACCCGGTTATATCAACATTCTGGAATTGGCAGAGAGCATGTGTCGTTATGATCTTGATGATGTGGACCTCTTTTGGCTTCAAGAATGCAACCTTGAGTTAGCAGATATGG GATGTGCTCCTTTGGATGAGAGCACTATGGAGAAGACTTTAGAAGTTCTGGAACGGCAGTGCCATGAAAATATGAGTCATGCCATAGAGACAGAAGAAGGCCTAGGTATAGAGTATGacgaagatgtcatttgtgatgtgTGTCGTTCTCCTGATAGTGAGGAAGGCAATGATATGGTATTCTGTGACAGATGCAACATCTGTGTCCACCAG GCATGTTATGGCATCCTGAAGGTTCCAGAAGGCAGCTGGTTGTGTCGCACCTGTGTGTTAGGTGTTCATCCACAGTGTATTTTGTGCCCAAAGAGGGGAGGAGCCATGAAGCCCACAAGAACTGGAACAAAATGGGCCCATGTCAGCTGTGCACTGTGGATACCTGAG GTGAGCATTGCTTGCCCTGAGAGGATGGAACCAATCACCAAGCTTTCTCATATACCTCCGAGTCGGTGGGCATTGGTCTGCAGTCTCTGCAAACTGAAGACAGGAGCCTGCATACAG TGCTCCGTTAAGAGCTGTATTACAGCCTTTCACGTTACTTGCGCATTTGAGCACAGTTTGGACATGAAGACTATATTAGATGAAGGGGATGAAGTAAAATTTAAGTCCTATTGCTTAAAGCACAGTAAGAACAAGCACTGTGCCGCAGAACAGGATGAGCCTGACAAAGCTCTTGTAGACAACAGacaaagtgaaagtgaaaaaacTAGTCTACGTGCTCAGAAACTGAAGGAGTTGGAAGAAGACTTTTACACTATGGTAAACGTGAATGATCTGGCAGCTGAACTGGGATTGCCCAAGCTAACCGTGGACTTGATATATTCTTTCTGGATGTTGAAACGAAAAAGCAATTTTAACAAACCGCTTTTACCACCTAAAGAGGAAGAACAGAATGGTTTGATCCAACCCAAGGAGGACAGTATTCATACCAGGATGAGAATGTTCATGCACCTTAGGCAAGATCTTGAGAGA GTAAGAAATTTGTGCTACATGGTAAACCGAAGAGAGAAGCTCAAATTGTCCCACAGTAAAGTCCATGAACAAATCTTCAACTTACAAGTCCAACTTGTCAATCAGGAGATGGCAGCAG GACAACCTTTATCAAGTGCGCTGGAGAAAACCTTATTCCACCCTCCTCCTAGAATAACTTTGAAGTTAAAAATGCCAAAATCCACGCTAGGAGACTGTAAAAACAGTTCAGTGAAGACTGGAAAACGATCAGGCCTTCTAGATAAGAACAGTAGCAGAGAACTACAAAAATCTTCAGAGGTCCTCACTAAACACTACTCCCGCTTTGCCTCTGAACAAAGAAGGAATGGATTACTAGAGAGTAGTAATCCACGGGTTGATATTCAGGAACCAGTAAAGCAGCAAACTTCACGATATAGGAGCTCAGGTAAACCGATGTCTCTACAAGCTGTAATCCACGGACAGTCTTCAAACGGAAGTGGGAAAGTTCAGCATGAACATGTCAAGTCCAGCAAGTCTAATGGAGTTTTACGTTCTAGTGCGGACAGATCCCAAAGGGAGAGCTTAAGCCAAACCTCTCATGACCAGGAAACGATCATCACAACTCATCTGTCCAGTCCAGGCAACTTTAGGAAATCCAACATTGAACATTATAGCCGATCATTCAAAGAAACCACAAATAACTTAGTTAGGACAACAGAAGATCTGCGAAGCTgtgaaaaaacgcaaaaaaggcAGTTGGCAAAAGATCGTTTGTGGAACAAACAGACAAACGAATGTCAGTCTTCTGGGACTCCATATCAGGACAATGATGGCTATTGCCCAGATCTAGAATTGAGTGACTCCGAAGCTGAAAGCGATGAAAATAAGGACCACATGCGACTAAGGAGAAGCAGCTCAAGTCGAGAAAGCCCTAGCAAAGACTCTAACAGAAACAGTCGTAATAGAAGCAAAAAGAGTATGGTTCCACACAGTTCAGGACAAAGGTGA